Below is a genomic region from Palaemon carinicauda isolate YSFRI2023 chromosome 31, ASM3689809v2, whole genome shotgun sequence.
GAAACTTTGGTGGAaattcttaaaattaaaaatgaagaaataaagaaaagggaaaatgagaaaacggaacaaataaacaaattgaaatgTGATGTTGATGAattgaaggaagaaaaaaagaaagtggaatctgaatgtgtcgtaaaagaccttcatatgaaggaacatgaaaatttggtgaacattttcaaaaaggaaaatgagcaaagcaagaaagcacagagtgaggaaaaggaacaagttaataatttgaaacgtgAGGTTGAAGAACTGAAGCAAGAAAAAcagaaactggaatctgaatgtgtcgtaaaagaccttcagatgaaggaacaagaAAATTTGGTGAacattttcaaaaaggaaaatgagcaaagcaagaaagcacagagtgaggaaaaggaacaagttaataatttgaaacgtgAGGTTGAAGAACTGAAGCAAGAAAAAcagaaactggaatctgaatgtgttgtaaaagaccttcagatgaaggaacatgaaaatttggtgaacattttcaaaaaggaaaatgagcaaagcaagaaagcacagagtgaggaaaaggaacaagttaataatttgaaacgtgAGGTTGAAGAACTGAAGCAAGAAAAAcagaaactggaatctgaatgtgttgtaaaagaccttcagatgaaggaacatgaacatttggtgaacattttcaaaaaggaaaatgagcaaagcaagaaagcacagagtgaggaaaaggaacaagttaataatttgaaacgtgAGGTTGAAGAACTGAAGCAAGAAAAAcagaaactggaatctgaatgtgtcgtaaaagaccttcagatgaaggaacatgaaaatttggtgaaaattctcaaAAAGGAAAttgagcaaagcaagaaagcacagagtgaggaaacggaacaagttgaTAATTTGAAACGTGAAGTTGAAGAACTGAAGCAAGAAAAGGACAAACAAAAAGCTGATTTGGTGCGTGGTTATGAAAAACTGGAATTTGTGTGCAAAATAAAAGACCTTGAGATACTGCAAGAGAAAAAGATTGTGAAAAAGTATAGAACTGAAAATGAAGAACTAAAGAAAGCTCAAGACGAGAAAACGCAGCAAGTAAataaattgaaaagtgaagttGCTGAATTGAAGACAGAAAAGGAGAAGCTGAAAGTTGAAAAAGTGGAAGCTCGTAAAACTGAGAATGAGACAAAGAAAGAGGTAAAGGAGAAAACAGAAAATAAGGATGAACGTAAGAGGAAAAGCTTATTGATGGCTGGATTATTTGCACAGATGAACAACAGAGTCAAAGAGGCAATACATATTTTAAGTGAAGCCTTGACTATGGAGTCGGACAACGAAGAAGAAACTGCTCTCATGCATGTCCTTCGTGCTGAAGCGAACGCAGCCACTGAGAAGCCTCCTAATATGGATATTGTATTAGACTGTTCCAAGGCTATAGAGAAAGGCCTTCAAGGGTGGAAAGCGTTCATGTTACGAGGAAGGCACCTCGTTAAACTTGGCCTTTTGGACGCTGCCCTGAAGGACTTCGAAACGGTAAAAATTAAGAAATCAGAGAATTTCTTAAAAATCATAGAAGATACTGAAGCACTGCAGAAGCAGTGGGAAGACAAGGGTCACTATGAGGTTCTGGGTTTAGAACAGACTGCCACAAAGGCAGAAATCATAAAATCCTTCAGGGACTTGCCCATGATGTTCCACCCAGACAGACATCGTGACAAACCCGAATTcctacaggaggcattcgaggaAAAATACAAAAAGGTGGTTAATGCTAAACTGATTCTGGTGGACGAAAGAAACAGAAGAGATTATGATGAAGAGCTTCGCCATCAGAAGGAATATGATCAATGGGAAAGGAATGGTGCCCAGTGGTATCACCAGGAGCCACCAAGGCATCGTCCACGGCAGTGGAACCAACAACGGCAGTACAATCGATGGGAACATcggcagtacaatcaaggaccCAAACGGGAAGAGCATCGGCAGTACAATCACGGACCAAGAAGGGATCAACATGGTCAGGGGAACGATCACCAATACTATTATTAAGGATATCGCTGTGTAAAGTAACAATCATTGCAGTTTGGTGCagagagcataaaaaaaaaaaaaaaattaaaagtaaaaaaaaaaaaaattataaaaacccaaaaaaataaaaacaaaagattaagaatagaaaaaaaaatatgtatagtgGAAAATAGTTTTAGTAtaagttttagtttagtttagtgtaagtttagtttagtttttagttttagtttagctTTGTGAGGAAATAAGTTTTTCTGAAATAGCCATTGAGAGACAGAGAGTCAATGTCTAGTGGAGTCCGCCTTTCCAGATGCAAAGGAGATaatctacaagatgtactcagcagagggaagaagtcaaacttgttttggaatgcactgttccttgacaaagattcacctgtattgtttctttgccaggtggacatgcagaagaaacaagtctggcttcttttagtacgctgtgtcccctcaagaagtttccaatgtactggaatagtggaacaggaatatgtttagtgctgtgaacaggatatatatatatatatatatatatatatatatatatgtatatatatatatacacacacacacacacacacacacacatatatatatatatatatatatatatatatatatatatatatagaagattccattgtactggaatagtggaacaggaatatgtttagtgctatgaacttataaaaaaaaagaccaaattcgtggttactttgcaaaattacctaaatatctcgacattttgcaaaagggccaagattttggtccatttacaaaatcaccaGTATCATCGTtgataaggttacaaaatgtccaatcagtgagtagtttaggttaggttaggtaaggttaggttaggttagctacttcCTGATtgaacattttgtaaccttaccaatgaTTATActcatgattttgtaaatggaccaaaatcttggcccttttgcaaaatgtcgagatatttaagtCATTTTGCAAAGCGACaacaaatttggtctttttgcataatggcat
It encodes:
- the LOC137625074 gene encoding uncharacterized protein; the protein is MWMDIIRNLTGRFNWPQNAGSALLEQNLACENMTVQLQGQLRTLHESWVFKWLSWLLPEAPRFEDSRVVASQDGFLGRWLQRCPWIGGLWKAREELQHCKLGLRQMEREALRFKDELKSTWFVGKLLSEFDLGERKEEALSNGNKNFYIGMAAASVIFGGFMLARRRMAGDDVDNISLEEYAPEIENGCEDLLEGYELKMEDKDRTTLLQNLEDENNKLQGQPNEMRSIVDEFDRAKETQEKMTFEKASEYQKLESECVEKDLQMKELETLVEILKIKNEEIKKRENEKTEQINKLKCDVDELKEEKKKVESECVENEQSKKAQSEEKEQVNNLKREVEELKQEKQKLESECVVKDLQMKEQENLVNIFKKENEQSKKAQSEEKEQVNNLKREVEELKQEKQKLESECVVKDLQMKEHENLVNIFKKENEQSKKAQSEEKEQVNNLKREVEELKQEKQKLESECVVKDLQMKEHEHLVNIFKKENEQSKKAQSEEKEQVNNLKREVEELKQEKQKLESECVVKDLQMKEHENLVKILKKEIEQSKKAQSEETEQVDNLKREVEELKQEKDKQKADLVRGYEKLEFVCKIKDLEILQEKKIVKKYRTENEELKKAQDEKTQQVNKLKSEVAELKTEKEKLKVEKVEARKTENETKKEVKEKTENKDERKRKSLLMAGLFAQMNNRVKEAIHILSEALTMESDNEEETALMHVLRAEANAATEKPPNMDIVLDCSKAIEKGLQGWKAFMLRGRHLVKLGLLDAALKDFETVKIKKSENFLKIIEDTEALQKQWEDKGHYEVLGLEQTATKAEIIKSFRDLPMMFHPDRHRDKPEFLQEAFEEKYKKVVNAKLILVDERNRRDYDEELRHQKEYDQWERNGAQWYHQEPPRHRPRQWNQQRQYNRWEHRQYNQGPKREEHRQYNHGPRRDQHAGEAAAAILVSISFRRMSSFGLLERRQRI